The following are from one region of the Cystobacter fuscus DSM 2262 genome:
- a CDS encoding MFS transporter, translating to MHDAAPSSSSPRPEYSRAFRLRRAQNWLTLGSMYAAMYMGRYNFSFANATLSGQYGWSKTQVGAIISAATFIYGLSAIFNGPLADRIGGRKAMLVGAAGGTVFNLAFGLGAYLGFLGTGPLLLGYLATVWSLNMYFQSYSALALIKVNSGWFHIAERGVFSAIFGSMIQGGRALIYFIGPLLVATLPWPFVFFVPAVVMSLLGLLTYLWVRDSPDEAGLPALDTADASSGYTGQVDFKYVARVVFTNPVTLTIAAAEFCTGFVRHGFEQWFPRYMLEAQKLPLNSPIFQKGATGVVLAGIAGAFAAGFMSDLLFKARRPPVAFIGYALQVVCMAIIWKAPSLELVIAAFVVNSFSISIVHSMLSGTSSMDFGGRKAAATAAGMFDGMQYVGGSVVGVGMGSLLDHFGWGAWGPSMIGFSLVGGLLMLTLWNARPKAHGGADAPSVAPAVPPPATDASQASSGH from the coding sequence ATGCATGACGCCGCCCCCTCGTCCTCGTCGCCTCGGCCGGAGTATTCACGGGCCTTCCGCCTGCGCCGCGCCCAGAACTGGCTCACCCTCGGCAGCATGTACGCGGCCATGTACATGGGCCGCTACAACTTCTCCTTCGCCAATGCCACGCTGTCGGGGCAGTACGGGTGGAGCAAGACGCAGGTGGGCGCCATCATCAGCGCGGCCACCTTCATCTATGGCCTCTCCGCCATCTTCAACGGCCCCCTGGCGGACCGGATCGGCGGGCGCAAGGCCATGCTGGTGGGCGCCGCGGGCGGCACGGTGTTCAACCTGGCCTTCGGCCTGGGCGCCTATCTGGGCTTCCTCGGCACGGGGCCGCTGCTGCTCGGCTACCTGGCCACGGTCTGGTCGCTGAACATGTACTTCCAGTCCTACTCGGCCCTGGCGCTCATCAAGGTGAACTCGGGCTGGTTCCACATCGCCGAGCGCGGCGTGTTCTCCGCCATCTTCGGCTCGATGATCCAGGGTGGCCGGGCGCTCATCTACTTCATCGGGCCCTTGCTGGTGGCGACGCTGCCCTGGCCCTTCGTGTTCTTCGTGCCCGCGGTGGTGATGTCGCTGCTCGGGTTGCTGACCTACCTGTGGGTGCGCGACTCGCCGGACGAGGCGGGCCTGCCGGCGCTGGACACGGCGGATGCGTCCAGCGGGTACACCGGCCAGGTGGACTTCAAGTACGTGGCGCGCGTGGTGTTCACCAACCCCGTCACCCTCACCATCGCGGCGGCCGAGTTCTGCACTGGCTTCGTGCGTCATGGCTTCGAGCAGTGGTTTCCGCGCTACATGCTGGAGGCGCAGAAGCTGCCGCTCAACAGCCCCATCTTCCAGAAGGGCGCCACGGGCGTGGTGCTCGCGGGCATCGCGGGCGCGTTCGCCGCGGGCTTCATGTCCGACCTGCTCTTCAAGGCGCGCCGGCCTCCCGTGGCCTTCATCGGCTACGCGCTGCAGGTGGTGTGCATGGCCATCATCTGGAAGGCGCCCAGCCTCGAACTGGTGATCGCCGCCTTCGTGGTGAACTCCTTCTCCATCAGCATCGTGCACTCCATGCTCTCGGGCACCTCCTCCATGGACTTCGGGGGACGCAAGGCCGCGGCCACCGCGGCCGGCATGTTCGATGGCATGCAGTACGTGGGCGGCTCGGTGGTGGGCGTGGGCATGGGCTCGCTGTTGGATCACTTCGGCTGGGGCGCCTGGGGCCCGAGCATGATCGGCTTCTCCCTGGTGGGGGGCCTGCTCATGCTCACCCTCTGGAATGCCCGTCCCAAGGCGCATGGTGGCGCCGACGCGCCCTCCGTGGCCCCGGCGGTCCCTCCTCCCGCGACCGACGCCTCCCAGGCCAGCTCCGGGCATTGA
- a CDS encoding NTP/NDP exchange transporter, giving the protein MLKRFVNVKDEEIGPVLVSFLYFFTLMCGYAILKPLRDEMATAKGVQGVPWLFTATFLVMLVAVPVFSALVSRWPRRRVLPLVYRFFLLHLLIFFGVLKLGVDRNAVAPAFFVWVSVYNLFVVSVFWTFMADLFVNEQGRRLFGFIAAGGTTGMLVGPFLVKLLAEPVGATNLMLITAVLLEASAQCVRRLSRQETVAPSQARSAEAPVGGGVFAGLRLLFSSPLLRGLALQMLLYAATSTFLYYQQVHIVDRGASGANARAAAFANIDFWVQVLTLVLQLGVTGRLIHRFGLGAALAVAPLITALGFAGLALLPGMGMLISFKALRNASHYALERPGREILFTGVDRETKYKSKGFIDTVVYRGSDTVSSWLYRGLDVLGLGPMGLALSAVPVACLWLTVSVWLARYSRAHLPPAQPAWNASTDAAR; this is encoded by the coding sequence ATGCTCAAGCGATTCGTGAACGTGAAGGACGAAGAGATCGGCCCGGTCCTCGTGTCCTTCCTCTACTTCTTCACGCTGATGTGCGGCTACGCCATCCTCAAGCCCCTGCGGGATGAGATGGCGACGGCCAAGGGCGTCCAGGGCGTCCCGTGGCTCTTCACGGCGACCTTCCTCGTGATGCTCGTGGCGGTGCCCGTCTTCTCCGCGCTCGTGTCGCGCTGGCCCCGGCGGCGCGTCCTCCCGCTCGTCTACCGCTTCTTCCTGCTCCACCTGCTGATCTTCTTCGGGGTGCTGAAGCTGGGCGTGGACAGGAACGCGGTGGCGCCCGCCTTCTTCGTCTGGGTCAGCGTCTACAACCTCTTCGTCGTCTCCGTGTTCTGGACCTTCATGGCGGACCTGTTCGTCAACGAGCAGGGCCGGCGCTTGTTCGGGTTCATCGCCGCGGGGGGCACGACGGGCATGTTGGTGGGCCCCTTCCTCGTCAAGCTCCTGGCCGAACCCGTGGGCGCCACGAACCTGATGCTCATCACCGCGGTGCTGCTGGAGGCCAGCGCCCAATGCGTGCGGCGGCTGTCCCGGCAGGAGACCGTCGCCCCCTCCCAGGCCCGCTCCGCCGAGGCGCCCGTGGGCGGAGGCGTCTTCGCCGGCCTGCGGCTGCTGTTCTCCTCTCCCCTGCTGCGAGGCCTGGCGCTGCAGATGCTCCTCTACGCCGCCACCTCCACCTTCCTCTACTACCAGCAGGTCCACATCGTGGACCGCGGGGCCTCCGGCGCCAACGCGCGCGCGGCCGCGTTCGCGAACATCGACTTCTGGGTGCAGGTGCTCACGCTCGTGCTGCAACTGGGCGTCACGGGCCGGCTCATCCACCGCTTCGGGCTGGGCGCGGCCCTGGCGGTGGCGCCCCTCATCACCGCGCTCGGGTTCGCCGGACTGGCGCTGCTGCCCGGCATGGGCATGCTCATCTCGTTCAAGGCCTTGCGCAATGCCTCGCATTACGCGCTCGAGCGCCCTGGACGCGAAATCCTCTTCACCGGCGTGGACCGCGAGACGAAGTACAAGTCCAAGGGCTTCATCGACACCGTGGTGTACCGCGGCAGCGACACGGTGAGCTCCTGGCTGTACCGCGGCCTCGACGTGCTGGGGCTGGGGCCCATGGGACTCGCGCTGTCGGCGGTGCCCGTCGCGTGTCTGTGGCTCACCGTGTCCGTCTGGCTCGCCCGCTACTCGCGCGCGCACCTGCCCCCGGCACAGCCCGCGTGGAACGCGTCCACGGACGCGGCCCGCTGA
- a CDS encoding GbsR/MarR family transcriptional regulator, producing the protein MGKRAGAKRDEAAVGRFVERFALALSDDGFPRMPARVFVGLLVSEQETRTAAELAQQLRVSPAAISGAVRYLVQMGMVSREREPGQRSDHYRVSSNAWYEALARRDQMLLRFEQGLREGIDAVGAESLAGLRLEESRQFFEFVRGEMPRLLAQWREQRAATGRD; encoded by the coding sequence ATGGGTAAGAGAGCGGGCGCGAAACGGGACGAGGCGGCCGTGGGCCGGTTCGTCGAGCGCTTCGCCCTGGCGCTGTCGGACGACGGGTTTCCCCGAATGCCCGCCCGGGTGTTCGTGGGGCTGCTGGTGTCGGAGCAGGAGACGAGGACGGCGGCCGAGCTGGCCCAGCAACTCCGGGTGAGTCCCGCGGCCATCTCCGGTGCCGTGCGCTACCTGGTGCAGATGGGAATGGTGTCGCGCGAGCGCGAGCCGGGACAACGCAGTGATCACTACCGGGTTTCCTCCAACGCCTGGTACGAGGCGCTCGCCCGGCGCGATCAGATGCTGCTGCGCTTCGAGCAGGGCTTGCGCGAGGGCATCGACGCGGTGGGCGCGGAGAGCCTGGCCGGTCTCCGGTTGGAGGAGTCACGGCAGTTCTTCGAGTTCGTCCGGGGCGAGATGCCGCGCCTGCTGGCGCAATGGCGCGAGCAGCGCGCCGCGACGGGCCGGGACTGA
- a CDS encoding VOC family protein translates to METETLLSSFVKLLVSDVERSAAFYEALGFKRLRSDPPFLQLRWENQAEVYLVKAPAALPVEGRRGAGVLIGIRVGALSVEEVAARAQALGVSVDGPTRQPWHTREVVLSDPDGYRLNFIEPA, encoded by the coding sequence ATGGAGACTGAAACCCTGCTGTCGTCCTTCGTGAAGCTGCTCGTCTCGGATGTCGAGCGCTCCGCGGCCTTCTACGAGGCCCTCGGCTTCAAGCGGCTGCGCTCGGATCCGCCCTTCCTCCAGTTGCGGTGGGAGAACCAGGCCGAGGTGTACCTGGTCAAGGCGCCCGCGGCGCTGCCCGTGGAGGGCCGCCGGGGCGCGGGCGTGCTGATTGGCATCCGGGTGGGCGCGCTGAGCGTGGAGGAGGTGGCCGCGCGCGCCCAGGCGCTCGGGGTGAGCGTGGATGGCCCCACCCGGCAGCCGTGGCACACGCGGGAAGTCGTCCTCTCGGATCCCGACGGCTACCGGTTGAACTTCATCGAGCCCGCGTGA
- a CDS encoding SDR family oxidoreductase, with protein MKLSRRGLLKGAAALGSLWAAGCATTPRTSTPKGGGKRILILGGTAFLGPQLVEAARARGHTVTLFNRGKTRPQLFPDVEKLQGDRDPNKGEGLKALEGRTWDAVIDTSGYVPRLVRASAQLLAPHVGQYVFISSISVYKDLSRPGLDETAPVATTSDPSNETIGEENYGALKALCEQEAEAAFPGRTTNIRPGLIVGPEDPTQRFTYWPERVARGGEVLAPGDGSDPVQFIDVRDLAEWTLHALDNRDFGVFNATGPTRPLTVRELLEACKQASQSDATFTWADAAFLEQQKVSGWSDLPVWVPSTGDSAGVGQVSNARAVERGLKFRPVVDTARDTLAWFRGLTPEQQEKLRKRGGLSPEREREVLAAWHERQARPAQAG; from the coding sequence ATGAAGCTGTCTCGCAGAGGGCTGTTGAAGGGAGCCGCCGCGCTTGGCTCGCTCTGGGCCGCGGGCTGTGCCACCACCCCCCGGACGTCCACGCCCAAGGGAGGAGGCAAGCGCATCCTCATCCTCGGAGGCACGGCCTTCCTGGGCCCTCAACTCGTGGAGGCGGCGCGCGCGCGCGGCCACACCGTCACCCTCTTCAACCGCGGCAAGACGCGGCCCCAGCTCTTCCCCGACGTGGAGAAGCTCCAGGGGGATCGCGATCCCAACAAGGGCGAGGGCCTGAAGGCACTCGAGGGCCGCACGTGGGATGCCGTCATCGACACCTCCGGCTACGTGCCCCGCCTGGTGCGCGCCTCGGCCCAGCTCCTGGCGCCCCACGTGGGCCAGTACGTCTTCATCTCCAGCATCTCCGTCTACAAGGACCTGAGCCGGCCGGGCCTCGACGAGACCGCGCCCGTGGCCACCACGAGCGACCCCTCCAACGAGACCATCGGCGAGGAGAACTACGGCGCGCTCAAGGCGCTCTGTGAGCAGGAGGCGGAGGCGGCCTTCCCCGGACGCACCACCAACATCCGCCCGGGCCTCATCGTCGGCCCGGAGGATCCCACCCAGCGCTTCACCTACTGGCCCGAGCGCGTGGCGCGGGGCGGCGAGGTGCTCGCGCCCGGAGACGGCTCGGATCCCGTGCAGTTCATCGACGTGAGGGATCTGGCCGAGTGGACCCTGCACGCGCTCGACAACCGCGACTTCGGCGTCTTCAACGCCACCGGCCCCACCCGGCCGCTCACCGTCCGCGAGCTGCTGGAGGCGTGCAAGCAGGCCAGCCAGTCGGATGCCACCTTCACCTGGGCCGATGCCGCCTTCCTGGAGCAGCAGAAGGTGAGCGGCTGGAGCGACCTGCCCGTCTGGGTTCCCTCCACCGGGGACTCGGCGGGCGTCGGCCAGGTCAGCAACGCCCGGGCCGTGGAGCGAGGCCTGAAGTTCCGCCCCGTCGTGGACACCGCGCGCGACACCCTGGCCTGGTTCCGGGGGCTGACTCCAGAGCAGCAGGAGAAACTGCGCAAGCGCGGCGGGCTCTCCCCGGAGCGGGAGCGCGAGGTGCTCGCCGCGTGGCACGAGCGGCAGGCGCGGCCCGCCCAGGCGGGTTGA
- a CDS encoding aldo/keto reductase — protein sequence MTLLSRVTMAPQGPEVSRLVYGVWRLLQDPQGAGVQRVLEKIQTCLDRGITTFDHADIYGGYQCEEAFGAALRAQPGLRQRMELVTKCGIMLVNPARPANRLKHYDYSRQHIIASVEQSLRQLATDYLDVLLLHRPSPLLDPSEVAEALQTLRAQGKVRHLGVSNFTPAQFDMLSSWLPFPLVTNQVELHPLRPEPFLDGTLDQCLRQRISPMAWSPLAGGRLLTGGGAAETRVREVLASLGQKHEALPEQILYAWLLRHPARIIPVLGTNDTGRITSAVRALSLNLDTQDWFSVWSAAQGTEVP from the coding sequence ATGACCCTCCTCTCGCGCGTGACCATGGCCCCCCAGGGGCCCGAGGTTTCCCGGCTCGTCTATGGCGTGTGGCGCCTGTTGCAGGATCCCCAGGGCGCTGGCGTCCAACGGGTGCTGGAGAAAATCCAGACGTGCCTGGACCGCGGCATCACCACCTTCGACCATGCCGACATCTACGGCGGCTACCAGTGCGAGGAGGCGTTCGGCGCCGCGCTCCGGGCCCAGCCTGGACTGCGGCAGCGCATGGAGCTGGTGACCAAGTGCGGCATCATGTTGGTGAATCCCGCGCGGCCCGCCAACCGGCTCAAGCACTACGACTACTCCCGCCAGCACATCATCGCGTCCGTGGAGCAGTCGCTGCGCCAGCTCGCCACGGACTACCTGGACGTGCTGCTGCTGCACCGGCCCAGCCCCTTGTTGGATCCCTCGGAGGTGGCCGAGGCCCTCCAGACGCTGCGGGCCCAGGGCAAGGTGCGCCACCTGGGGGTGTCCAACTTCACGCCCGCCCAGTTCGACATGCTCTCCAGCTGGCTCCCCTTCCCGCTGGTGACCAACCAGGTGGAGCTCCACCCCCTGCGGCCCGAGCCCTTCCTGGATGGAACGCTCGATCAATGTCTGCGCCAGCGCATCAGCCCCATGGCGTGGTCCCCGCTCGCCGGGGGACGGCTGCTGACGGGCGGGGGGGCCGCCGAGACGCGAGTACGCGAGGTGCTCGCGAGCCTGGGCCAGAAGCACGAGGCGCTCCCCGAGCAGATCCTCTACGCGTGGCTGCTGCGGCACCCCGCGCGCATCATCCCCGTGCTGGGCACCAATGACACCGGGCGCATCACCTCGGCCGTCCGCGCGCTCTCGTTGAACCTGGACACCCAGGACTGGTTCTCGGTGTGGAGCGCCGCCCAGGGCACCGAGGTGCCCTGA
- a CDS encoding DUF1552 domain-containing protein: protein MRRLGRRQFTAGIGATLLASPLVRLLNGEAQAATPTAAKRLIVFFTPNGTVHKHWRPTGTETSFTFAAGSMLEPLNRLRSKLLVCDGLDFVGADNHDPGMTHMLTGSGTASSTTAGMSIDQYVASKLGQGSRFKSLEFGVQTSLWGASKSTRMSYSAPGVFVSPEDVPLNAYQRLFGSTGGTATTAERLLRRRKSMLDVARTDLSALSSQVGAEEKLKLEQHIQSLRQTEQALAAASTTACSPGQMPAVIDAKANANFPQVGKMQMDLLVNALSCGMTRVASLQWSHTIAPQVFTWAGASEAHHELSHKVDSNTAGVASFVKCERWFAEQFAYLLDALQARPDLSSTTGGTMLDSTLVLWAKELGDSRLHTCRSVPFILAGGSGTPFRFGRYLRYTSTPHQKLLTSVCQGMGLTLDTFGDASRSTGPLSGLV from the coding sequence ATGAGGCGATTGGGGCGAAGACAATTCACCGCGGGAATTGGCGCCACCCTGCTGGCGTCACCCCTGGTACGGCTGCTCAATGGCGAGGCGCAGGCGGCGACTCCCACCGCGGCCAAGAGACTCATCGTCTTCTTCACGCCCAATGGCACGGTGCACAAGCATTGGCGGCCCACGGGCACGGAGACGAGCTTCACGTTCGCCGCGGGCAGCATGCTCGAGCCCCTCAACCGGCTGCGCAGCAAGCTGCTCGTCTGTGATGGGCTCGACTTCGTGGGGGCGGACAACCACGATCCGGGCATGACGCACATGCTCACCGGAAGTGGGACGGCGAGCAGCACCACCGCGGGCATGTCCATCGACCAGTACGTCGCGAGCAAACTGGGCCAGGGCTCGCGCTTCAAGTCGCTGGAGTTCGGCGTCCAGACGAGTCTCTGGGGTGCCTCGAAATCCACGCGGATGTCCTACTCCGCACCGGGCGTCTTCGTGTCCCCCGAGGACGTGCCGCTCAATGCCTATCAGCGCCTCTTCGGCTCGACCGGGGGCACCGCGACCACGGCCGAAAGACTGCTGCGCCGCCGCAAGAGCATGCTGGACGTGGCGCGCACCGATCTCTCGGCCCTGTCCTCGCAGGTGGGCGCGGAGGAGAAGCTCAAGCTCGAGCAGCACATCCAGTCCCTGCGCCAGACGGAGCAGGCCCTGGCCGCGGCCAGCACCACCGCGTGCTCGCCCGGCCAGATGCCCGCCGTCATCGACGCCAAGGCCAACGCCAACTTCCCCCAGGTGGGGAAGATGCAGATGGATCTGCTGGTGAACGCGCTCTCCTGCGGCATGACGCGCGTGGCGTCCCTGCAGTGGTCCCACACCATCGCCCCCCAGGTGTTCACCTGGGCGGGCGCCTCGGAAGCCCACCACGAGCTGTCGCACAAGGTGGACTCGAACACGGCGGGCGTCGCGAGCTTCGTCAAGTGCGAGCGCTGGTTCGCCGAGCAGTTCGCCTATCTGCTCGACGCGCTCCAGGCCCGCCCGGATCTCTCGAGCACCACGGGGGGCACGATGCTCGACTCCACCCTGGTGCTCTGGGCCAAGGAGCTCGGCGACAGCCGCCTGCACACGTGCCGCTCCGTGCCCTTCATCCTCGCCGGGGGCTCGGGGACGCCGTTCCGCTTCGGGCGCTACCTGCGCTACACCAGCACGCCGCACCAGAAGCTGCTCACCTCGGTCTGTCAGGGCATGGGCCTCACGCTCGACACCTTCGGCGACGCCTCGCGCTCCACCGGCCCGCTCTCCGGGCTCGTCTGA
- a CDS encoding DUF1592 domain-containing protein, which translates to MLTFRHLVALGTLASSLACGLAPPATPGEEIPSTGGPSEQFPPQPGGLDPTDPTGCPDDAEFFRTRMWEPVMSAQCITCHNAGGSAAGTRLVLTPEGEPGAEENNFNTVRAVARLQYGGASLLLLKPSGQHPLGHGGGKLLSPDSALYTDFQRFTQRVQGVPGSCDATPPTQEACAADELDPTARRQLRMLTRFEYDNTLTDLLYLDEPSTWGESLPAEEVANGFDNAAAARAVGQLLTDKLLTASEQAAAAAVEKLSRHVSCSASATCALQFIQDFGARAFRAPLDETERTRYQALYTKVSAEEGFSEGIKAVTTAMLLSPNFLYRSELGMHQGGGRYVLTDYEVASELSYLFWGSMPDAALFAKAKQGQLHTPEQIAAEARRMLTSPRSRPLLNHFVSQWMELERVDQVQKDPLVLANFSPELRTAMKAETLELFDHIVRQGSGQLSELFSADYTFASNTLATFYGLNMPVGGTTSPSGANMWSLKGTGRGGLLTHGGILSAQATPQAASPVRRGKLVRERLLCQPLPPAPPGLDLELGDTGTQQTNRERFQEHSRNAACATCHQLMDPIGFGFEQFDSVGRYKPKMANGSLVDASGEVLASKSTQGTFVGVDGLQVKLASSPDVADCFSLQWLRFAYGVAGEENTCAASQLTKRFLQNNLSIPELIVSVTQLPRFTQRWGEDVTQQPPPPSTDGGTGTTDGGTGTTDGGTGTTDGGTRPPDGGTGTTDGGTGTTDGGTRPPDGGTGTDAGTPPPASGLQITQTVQSDWGTGYCNNVKLTNKGTTTVTWKVSITIVGTLTSAWSSYASASGSVVSFTGESWNNQLSAGASTNFGYCAKR; encoded by the coding sequence GTGCTGACCTTCCGGCACCTCGTTGCCCTTGGCACCCTTGCCTCTTCCCTCGCCTGTGGGCTGGCCCCTCCGGCCACGCCCGGGGAGGAGATTCCCTCCACGGGAGGGCCCTCCGAGCAGTTTCCGCCCCAGCCGGGGGGACTGGACCCGACGGACCCGACCGGATGCCCGGATGACGCGGAGTTCTTCCGCACCCGGATGTGGGAGCCGGTGATGTCCGCGCAGTGCATCACCTGCCACAACGCCGGCGGAAGCGCGGCGGGCACGCGCCTGGTGCTCACGCCCGAGGGCGAGCCCGGCGCGGAGGAGAACAACTTCAACACGGTGCGGGCGGTCGCGCGCCTGCAGTACGGCGGCGCCTCGCTGCTGCTGCTCAAGCCCTCGGGCCAGCATCCCCTGGGCCATGGCGGCGGCAAGCTGCTGAGCCCCGACAGCGCGCTCTACACGGACTTCCAGCGCTTCACCCAGCGCGTCCAGGGCGTGCCCGGCTCCTGCGACGCCACGCCCCCCACGCAGGAGGCCTGCGCGGCGGATGAGCTCGATCCCACCGCCCGGCGCCAGCTGCGCATGCTCACGCGCTTCGAGTACGACAACACCCTGACCGACCTGCTCTACCTGGACGAGCCCTCCACGTGGGGCGAGTCCCTGCCCGCGGAGGAAGTGGCCAACGGCTTCGACAACGCCGCGGCGGCCCGGGCCGTGGGCCAGCTGCTCACCGACAAGCTCCTCACCGCCTCCGAGCAGGCCGCCGCGGCCGCCGTGGAGAAGCTGTCCCGGCACGTCTCGTGCTCGGCGAGCGCGACCTGCGCGCTCCAATTCATCCAGGACTTCGGCGCGCGCGCCTTCCGGGCACCGCTCGATGAGACGGAGCGCACGCGCTACCAGGCGCTCTACACGAAGGTGTCGGCGGAGGAGGGCTTCTCCGAGGGCATCAAGGCCGTGACGACCGCCATGCTCCTGTCGCCCAACTTCCTCTACCGCTCCGAGCTGGGCATGCACCAGGGCGGCGGACGGTACGTGCTCACCGACTATGAGGTGGCCTCGGAGCTGTCGTACCTCTTCTGGGGCTCGATGCCGGACGCGGCGCTCTTCGCCAAGGCGAAGCAGGGCCAGCTGCACACGCCGGAGCAGATCGCCGCCGAGGCGCGCCGGATGCTCACCTCGCCCCGGAGCCGCCCGCTGCTCAACCACTTCGTGAGCCAGTGGATGGAGCTGGAGCGGGTGGATCAGGTGCAGAAGGATCCCCTCGTCCTCGCCAACTTCAGCCCCGAGCTGCGCACGGCGATGAAGGCGGAGACGCTGGAGCTGTTCGATCACATCGTGCGCCAGGGCAGTGGCCAGCTCTCCGAGCTGTTCTCCGCGGACTACACGTTCGCCTCGAACACGCTGGCCACGTTCTACGGACTGAACATGCCCGTGGGCGGGACGACCTCGCCCAGCGGGGCGAACATGTGGTCGCTCAAGGGCACGGGCCGCGGCGGACTGCTCACCCATGGTGGCATCCTCTCCGCGCAGGCCACGCCGCAGGCCGCCTCTCCCGTGCGCCGCGGCAAGCTCGTGCGCGAACGCCTGTTGTGCCAGCCGCTGCCTCCCGCGCCGCCGGGGTTGGATCTCGAGCTGGGTGACACGGGGACGCAACAGACGAACCGGGAGCGCTTCCAGGAGCACTCGCGCAACGCGGCCTGCGCGACGTGCCACCAGTTGATGGATCCCATCGGCTTCGGCTTCGAGCAGTTCGACAGCGTGGGCCGCTACAAGCCGAAGATGGCCAACGGCAGCCTGGTGGACGCGAGTGGCGAGGTGCTGGCCTCCAAGTCGACCCAGGGCACCTTCGTGGGCGTGGATGGGCTCCAGGTGAAGCTCGCGAGCAGCCCGGACGTGGCGGACTGCTTCTCCCTGCAGTGGCTGCGCTTCGCCTACGGCGTGGCGGGCGAGGAGAACACCTGCGCCGCCAGCCAGCTCACGAAGCGCTTCCTCCAGAACAACCTGAGCATTCCGGAGCTGATCGTCTCCGTGACCCAGTTGCCCCGCTTCACCCAGCGCTGGGGCGAGGACGTCACGCAGCAGCCGCCTCCTCCGTCCACGGACGGCGGCACGGGCACCACCGATGGCGGCACGGGCACCACCGACGGCGGCACGGGCACCACCGACGGCGGCACGCGTCCCCCCGACGGCGGCACGGGCACCACCGACGGCGGCACGGGCACCACCGACGGCGGCACGCGTCCCCCCGACGGCGGCACGGGCACCGACGCGGGCACGCCCCCTCCCGCAAGCGGCCTGCAGATCACCCAGACCGTCCAGAGCGACTGGGGAACCGGCTACTGCAACAACGTCAAGCTGACGAACAAGGGCACGACCACGGTCACCTGGAAGGTCTCCATCACGATCGTGGGCACCCTGACGAGCGCCTGGAGCTCCTACGCCTCCGCGTCCGGCAGCGTGGTCTCGTTCACCGGTGAGTCCTGGAACAATCAACTGTCCGCGGGGGCCAGCACCAACTTCGGCTACTGCGCCAAGCGCTGA
- a CDS encoding TldD/PmbA family protein, producing MSTTNSTSLEETARQAVDLARRHGANEASATAGRMRELEVQWRDGRVEKVSEATTRGLSLQLFVDGRYSAVSTSDLRPEALERFISDSIAMTRVLTPDEHRRLPEPEFYAGRASVDLTIEDPRQAQLSSEERQRFARELEEGARSAEGKGAILSVTTGFGDLSREVFRVTSNGFEGGSRSTQFAASAEVSVQDPDGRRPEEGDSGFARFFEDLPSATALGRRAGERAQGRIGSVKGASAVLPMAVDNKAAGRLVSMLLSSMVGAAIQQKRSFLDGKLDQQVGSSLLSLSDDPHLKRGLGSRLFDGEGLTSRPMALFEEGVLRTYFIDSYYARKLQTRPTTGGPSNLSWKLGTKDRAGLLTDLGEGILVTGFLGGNSSALTGDFSLGIQGFRVRGGQLAEPISEMNISGNQLDLWKRLVAVGGDPYRYSTSRTPTLVFEGVQFAGT from the coding sequence ATGAGCACGACGAACAGCACGAGTCTGGAAGAGACGGCGCGGCAGGCGGTGGACCTGGCGCGCCGGCACGGGGCCAACGAGGCCTCGGCCACCGCGGGCCGCATGCGTGAGCTGGAAGTGCAGTGGCGCGATGGCCGCGTGGAGAAGGTCTCCGAGGCGACCACCCGCGGCCTGTCGCTCCAGCTCTTCGTCGACGGGCGCTACTCCGCCGTCTCCACGAGCGACTTGCGCCCCGAGGCACTCGAGCGCTTCATCTCCGACTCCATCGCGATGACGCGGGTCCTCACCCCGGACGAGCACCGCCGCCTTCCCGAGCCCGAGTTCTACGCGGGGCGCGCCAGCGTGGATCTGACGATCGAGGATCCACGCCAGGCGCAGCTCTCCTCCGAGGAGCGCCAGCGCTTCGCCCGGGAACTGGAGGAAGGTGCCCGCTCAGCGGAGGGCAAGGGCGCCATCCTCTCGGTGACCACGGGCTTCGGCGACCTGTCCCGCGAGGTGTTCCGTGTTACCTCCAATGGCTTCGAGGGAGGCTCACGCTCCACGCAGTTCGCCGCCTCCGCGGAGGTGAGCGTGCAGGATCCGGATGGACGCCGCCCGGAAGAGGGCGACTCCGGCTTCGCGCGCTTCTTCGAGGACCTGCCCTCGGCGACCGCACTGGGCCGCCGTGCCGGAGAGCGGGCCCAGGGCCGCATCGGCTCGGTGAAGGGGGCGTCGGCGGTGCTGCCGATGGCCGTCGACAACAAGGCCGCGGGCCGGCTCGTGTCGATGCTCCTCTCGTCCATGGTGGGCGCGGCCATCCAGCAGAAGCGCTCGTTCCTCGACGGGAAGCTGGACCAGCAGGTGGGCAGCTCGCTGCTGTCCCTCTCCGACGATCCGCACCTGAAGCGGGGACTCGGCTCGCGCCTGTTCGACGGCGAGGGCCTCACCTCCCGCCCGATGGCGCTGTTCGAGGAGGGCGTGCTGCGCACGTACTTCATCGACAGCTACTACGCCCGCAAGCTCCAGACGCGTCCGACGACGGGGGGCCCCTCCAACCTCTCCTGGAAGCTGGGAACGAAGGACCGGGCGGGGCTGCTGACGGACCTGGGCGAGGGCATCCTCGTGACGGGCTTCCTCGGGGGCAACTCGAGCGCCCTCACCGGTGACTTCTCGCTCGGCATCCAGGGCTTCCGCGTGCGCGGAGGACAGCTCGCCGAGCCCATCAGCGAGATGAACATCTCCGGCAACCAGTTGGACCTGTGGAAGCGGCTGGTGGCCGTGGGCGGCGATCCCTACCGCTACAGCACCTCGCGCACGCCCACGCTCGTCTTCGAGGGCGTGCAGTTCGCGGGCACGTAG